Proteins from one Leptospira meyeri genomic window:
- a CDS encoding M61 family metallopeptidase: MAKEEPEKTLDTTNQSNPFQLDFEVSIFDLFKHYFQVRLRVNTDQSEVIFCLPSWTPGSYMIRDYGTHLHKFEAKNSRTNEPILWEMVDLHRWKLKNLPEEFEITYIIYAFEDFTVRTNYLETEFGFINPPALFLYPEGNLEKSSSVQFQVSEFFPYVYSSLTRDLEDPFRFHAENFDELFDSPFHLSKKNSVFFTAGTTKHELLVEGDVSFDFKAKLANDLKRITETQIEWMMESPNPYYLFVLNLSLPAYGGLEHRASSINYFNPDLISDEEEYKRLLELLSHEYFHLWNIKRIRPIALGPFDYQKPNLTRELWIAEGFTSFYDVYFLFHSGFLSKEEYISKLQSDIFALEDNEADSWMSLEESSFTAWTKYYKRNGNSHNITVSYYTKGGVLALCMNLFLLQESKEKKTIRHVFHKLNEVFVKTKQRGFTKQEFFDTVKDVTGVDLKTEFNEYLEFPKPIPVDLYLEIIGIRRIQTDLTGETGFKIKEKNGNLYIQKLLHKSDMDSFDLMLDDEILAINGKRATPTTLQTLEKNLRPGEKFHIILSRSGKIKETMITASGYYKTRKFVIAEDCTDDKKELREFFLRNIV, from the coding sequence ATGGCAAAAGAAGAACCTGAAAAAACTTTGGACACTACCAACCAGTCTAACCCCTTTCAGTTGGACTTTGAAGTTTCCATTTTTGACCTCTTCAAACACTACTTTCAAGTTCGGCTCCGAGTGAATACAGACCAATCAGAAGTAATCTTTTGTTTGCCTAGTTGGACCCCAGGGTCTTATATGATTCGCGACTACGGGACTCATCTCCATAAGTTTGAAGCCAAGAATTCAAGAACAAATGAACCTATCCTTTGGGAGATGGTGGATCTCCATAGATGGAAATTAAAAAACCTCCCAGAAGAATTCGAAATCACATACATCATCTATGCATTTGAAGACTTTACGGTAAGGACAAACTATTTAGAAACCGAATTTGGTTTCATCAACCCACCTGCTTTGTTTTTATACCCAGAAGGGAATTTAGAAAAATCTAGTTCCGTCCAGTTTCAAGTTTCAGAATTTTTCCCTTATGTTTATTCTAGTTTGACTCGTGATCTAGAAGACCCTTTTCGATTTCACGCAGAAAATTTTGATGAATTGTTTGATTCGCCTTTTCACTTGAGTAAAAAAAATTCCGTATTTTTTACAGCAGGTACCACCAAACACGAATTATTGGTAGAGGGGGACGTCAGTTTCGATTTCAAAGCCAAATTAGCAAATGACCTAAAACGAATTACAGAAACACAAATTGAATGGATGATGGAAAGTCCAAATCCCTATTATCTTTTTGTATTAAACTTGAGTTTACCTGCTTATGGAGGTTTAGAACATAGAGCTTCCAGCATAAACTACTTCAATCCTGATCTTATCTCCGATGAAGAGGAGTATAAACGACTGCTTGAACTTTTGTCGCACGAATACTTTCATCTTTGGAATATCAAACGAATTCGGCCAATTGCCCTTGGCCCTTTTGATTACCAAAAACCCAACCTCACTCGTGAATTGTGGATAGCCGAAGGATTCACCAGTTTTTATGATGTTTATTTTCTTTTCCATTCAGGATTTCTATCTAAGGAAGAATATATATCCAAACTCCAATCGGATATTTTCGCTTTGGAAGACAATGAAGCCGATTCTTGGATGAGTTTAGAGGAATCATCTTTCACAGCTTGGACAAAGTATTACAAAAGAAATGGAAATAGTCATAACATCACTGTCTCTTATTACACAAAAGGTGGTGTCCTTGCCTTATGTATGAATCTTTTTTTATTACAAGAATCCAAAGAAAAGAAAACTATCCGCCATGTTTTCCATAAACTAAATGAAGTATTTGTCAAAACAAAACAGAGGGGTTTCACCAAACAAGAATTTTTTGACACTGTAAAAGATGTGACAGGGGTGGATTTAAAAACAGAATTTAATGAATATTTGGAGTTCCCAAAACCGATTCCAGTCGATCTGTATTTGGAAATCATTGGAATTAGAAGAATTCAGACGGATCTTACTGGAGAAACAGGATTCAAAATCAAAGAAAAAAATGGCAATTTATACATTCAGAAACTCCTCCATAAATCGGATATGGATTCATTCGATCTTATGTTAGATGATGAAATCCTTGCCATCAACGGGAAACGAGCCACGCCAACCACTCTGCAAACCTTGGAAAAAAATCTAAGACCTGGGGAAAAATTCCATATCATCCTTTCCCGGTCAGGAAAAATCAAAGAAACTATGATCACAGCATCGGGATATTACAAAACCAGAAAATTTGTGATCGCAGAAGATTGTACTGATGACAAAAAAGAACTAAGAGAATTTTTCTTAAGGAATATTGTTTAA
- a CDS encoding magnesium transporter CorA family protein: MPALFNYILTPSSKEEVLLDRPLPLSHRHPKHWIHITAENEEKLMFLFQKHDIHQLTIEDILNPTSRIKLEIFPNYIFFVFRGFHFERNQLTQKNFNFILTPNQIISLTLDYRDSIGDIIDQWKVNNKILARGYEFVVHKILDIETDHTLAITQKIEERIEHFEDQIFGNAKSLDISNVYSLRASLLSIKKGMLQNKEVLEDLEKIKNSFFSDEADAFFRDVRDHSLRILELVDSNIESISSALEAHIAISTRKTNEIMKILTIMTAIMLPMSLVAGIYGMNFRHIPTLEWEYGFLAALGAMGFLGILMLLYFRIKRWY; this comes from the coding sequence ATGCCCGCTCTTTTTAATTATATTTTAACTCCTTCCAGTAAAGAAGAAGTGCTTCTCGATAGACCTCTTCCTTTATCACATAGACATCCAAAACATTGGATTCATATTACGGCTGAAAATGAAGAAAAACTTATGTTTCTCTTTCAAAAACATGATATCCACCAACTGACCATTGAAGATATTCTAAATCCAACAAGCCGAATCAAACTGGAGATATTTCCCAATTATATATTTTTTGTATTTCGTGGATTCCATTTTGAAAGGAACCAACTCACCCAAAAGAATTTTAACTTTATTTTAACCCCAAACCAAATCATTTCGTTGACCCTTGATTATCGAGATAGCATCGGCGATATCATTGACCAATGGAAGGTGAATAATAAAATTTTAGCACGTGGGTATGAATTTGTCGTACACAAAATTTTAGATATCGAAACTGACCACACTTTGGCCATCACTCAAAAAATCGAAGAACGAATCGAACATTTTGAAGATCAAATTTTTGGTAATGCAAAATCACTAGATATCAGCAATGTGTATAGTCTGAGAGCAAGTCTTCTTTCGATCAAAAAAGGAATGTTACAAAACAAAGAAGTACTAGAAGACCTAGAAAAAATCAAAAATAGTTTTTTTAGCGATGAAGCCGATGCTTTTTTCCGAGATGTGAGAGATCACTCCTTGCGTATTTTGGAACTTGTAGATAGTAATATTGAATCGATTTCCTCTGCACTCGAAGCACATATTGCCATTTCCACTCGCAAAACCAATGAAATCATGAAGATACTTACGATCATGACTGCCATTATGTTACCGATGTCTTTAGTGGCAGGTATCTATGGAATGAATTTCCGACATATACCCACTCTCGAATGGGAATATGGGTTTCTTGCAGCATTGGGTGCAATGGGGTTTTTAGGAATCTTAATGTTACTTTATTTTCGAATCAAACGTTGGTATTAA
- a CDS encoding SDR family NAD(P)-dependent oxidoreductase yields MEFKESIVLVTGGSGGIGREIVRTLVLAGFSVWNLDKVRPKSPILQETYREVDLAETPFVVERSLKKIIEESSFAGDLYGLVHNAGFGGPYHPITDVSIEEWEAIFRINLSSLFLLSKFLLPIFQKQNFGRIVAIASSLSIVGSANSVAYSSSKHGLVGFIRSIADEWGKFGITANALSPGFVDTNMGIQEDQVSDHRTKIIDKTPVRRIAEPSEIARIVNFLLQKESGYISGSNWTVDGGLTAI; encoded by the coding sequence ATGGAATTTAAGGAATCGATTGTACTCGTGACCGGTGGCAGTGGAGGGATTGGAAGAGAAATCGTTCGTACCCTTGTCCTTGCGGGGTTTTCTGTCTGGAATCTGGACAAGGTCAGACCAAAATCGCCCATCCTCCAAGAAACTTACCGTGAAGTGGACTTAGCAGAAACTCCTTTTGTGGTGGAAAGAAGTCTTAAAAAAATCATAGAAGAGAGTTCTTTTGCGGGGGATCTTTATGGGCTCGTGCACAATGCAGGATTTGGTGGACCGTACCACCCGATCACCGATGTCTCCATTGAGGAATGGGAGGCTATTTTCCGAATTAATTTGAGCAGTTTATTTCTTTTATCCAAGTTTCTCTTGCCAATCTTTCAAAAACAAAACTTCGGAAGGATTGTTGCGATTGCCTCTTCCTTATCGATTGTGGGTTCGGCCAATTCTGTTGCTTACTCTTCCTCCAAACATGGGTTAGTTGGATTTATCCGTTCGATTGCAGACGAATGGGGGAAGTTTGGAATCACTGCCAACGCACTGAGTCCAGGTTTTGTAGATACAAATATGGGGATCCAAGAAGACCAAGTTAGCGATCATCGAACTAAAATTATTGATAAAACACCTGTTAGGAGAATTGCAGAACCTTCAGAAATTGCTCGTATAGTGAATTTCCTTCTTCAAAAAGAATCCGGTTATATTTCTGGATCCAACTGGACTGTCGACGGCGGACTCACAGCCATTTAG
- a CDS encoding SDR family oxidoreductase: MTEGAHAYIFGIGSGIGQGLHKRFLEDKSISVFGFSRKGKLPLGSFSKEENGTFVFDATNPKDLKTFETSLVSKYGSQINPDSLKKKDLIVYFALGDGVFGPIADLQAEELSSHFQLNVHSLILLAKAFAPHLPLFQTTTFVFLGSTAGKQGFPESVAYCASKHAVLGTARALREEWKPFGTKVVHVSLGAVATEIWDTRPQFDKNDMVSISDISEYLWSISHLPKSVFVDDLSITPRKGIL, encoded by the coding sequence ATGACAGAAGGTGCCCATGCGTATATTTTTGGAATTGGTTCCGGAATTGGACAAGGGCTTCATAAAAGATTTTTAGAAGACAAATCTATATCCGTTTTTGGTTTCTCTAGAAAAGGAAAACTTCCTCTGGGTTCCTTCTCTAAAGAAGAAAATGGAACTTTTGTTTTTGATGCCACAAATCCAAAAGACTTAAAAACGTTTGAGACATCGCTTGTATCCAAATATGGATCGCAAATAAATCCTGACTCTTTAAAGAAAAAAGATCTTATTGTCTATTTTGCTCTTGGGGATGGGGTGTTCGGACCAATTGCTGATTTACAAGCCGAGGAACTTTCCTCACATTTCCAACTCAATGTCCATTCACTCATTTTGCTGGCGAAGGCTTTTGCTCCTCATTTGCCTTTGTTTCAAACTACGACCTTTGTATTTTTAGGATCCACTGCGGGAAAACAAGGATTCCCTGAATCGGTAGCCTATTGTGCATCCAAACATGCGGTTCTTGGTACCGCACGGGCCCTCCGGGAAGAATGGAAACCATTTGGAACGAAGGTGGTTCATGTGAGCCTTGGGGCTGTGGCCACAGAGATTTGGGACACAAGACCTCAGTTTGACAAGAATGATATGGTTTCGATTTCGGACATTTCCGAGTATTTGTGGAGTATTTCCCACTTGCCTAAATCTGTCTTTGTAGATGACTTATCCATTACCCCAAGAAAAGGAATCTTATAG
- the mtnB gene encoding methylthioribulose 1-phosphate dehydratase, which translates to MDPHPSLTELTKLSHTYYERQWMYATAGNLSARTGDTFWITASGKHKGELTDKDFVCVSVNDGSLVSASEGLKPSAETSIHQVVYSQIPDAGAALHVHTLDSNLLEFGIGKEEGFRDIPLPPIEIIKAFGIWDEKPNLKFPVFYNHTHVPTIASEIKRYMETKGIPQVPFLLIEGHGPTVWGKSVAEANKHLEAVHFLLQVMARRI; encoded by the coding sequence TTGGATCCTCACCCTTCCTTAACGGAACTGACCAAACTTTCCCATACTTATTATGAAAGGCAGTGGATGTATGCCACTGCTGGAAATCTCTCCGCTCGCACTGGAGATACATTTTGGATCACGGCTTCTGGAAAACATAAGGGAGAACTCACAGACAAGGACTTTGTTTGTGTTTCGGTAAACGATGGGTCTTTGGTTTCCGCAAGCGAGGGATTGAAACCCTCAGCAGAAACTAGCATCCATCAGGTGGTGTATTCTCAAATTCCAGATGCAGGTGCGGCCCTCCATGTCCATACATTGGATTCTAATCTTTTAGAATTTGGAATTGGAAAGGAAGAAGGTTTTCGAGACATTCCTCTCCCACCGATTGAAATCATCAAGGCTTTTGGAATTTGGGATGAAAAACCAAACCTCAAGTTTCCTGTTTTTTATAACCACACTCATGTTCCGACCATTGCTTCGGAAATCAAACGTTACATGGAAACGAAAGGGATCCCTCAAGTTCCTTTTTTACTCATTGAAGGCCATGGCCCCACGGTTTGGGGAAAGTCTGTGGCGGAAGCCAATAAACATTTGGAAGCAGTTCATTTTCTTTTGCAAGTGATGGCAAGACGGATATGA
- the efp gene encoding elongation factor P: MNLGITEVKKGMILKIENELYSVVKTEFVNPGKGSAFIRTKLKNIVRDSSIERTFKAAEKLESVDLERRKMQYCYADGDQIIFMDVNDYEQIPVSKDYVEDILPFMKEETPVEVAFYNDKPIGVTPPNFAILEVTYAEDGLKGDTTGLALKRVTVETGGEVQVPIFIKQGDIVKIDLRDLTYVERVNK, from the coding sequence ATGAACTTAGGCATTACAGAAGTAAAAAAAGGAATGATCCTCAAGATCGAGAACGAGCTTTATTCCGTCGTCAAAACCGAGTTTGTGAACCCAGGAAAGGGTTCAGCATTCATCCGTACCAAACTAAAAAACATCGTCCGTGATTCTTCCATTGAAAGAACCTTCAAAGCTGCAGAAAAATTAGAAAGTGTGGATTTAGAGCGCCGTAAAATGCAATACTGTTATGCAGACGGTGACCAAATCATTTTTATGGATGTCAACGACTACGAACAAATCCCTGTTTCAAAAGATTATGTGGAAGATATCCTTCCTTTTATGAAAGAAGAAACTCCAGTGGAAGTTGCGTTTTATAATGACAAACCAATTGGAGTCACACCGCCTAACTTTGCAATTTTGGAAGTGACTTATGCAGAGGACGGTCTCAAAGGAGACACAACTGGTCTTGCTCTCAAACGAGTGACTGTAGAAACTGGTGGGGAAGTCCAAGTTCCTATCTTTATCAAACAAGGGGACATTGTCAAAATTGACCTCCGAGACTTAACTTACGTGGAGCGCGTGAACAAATAG
- a CDS encoding KamA family radical SAM protein, with the protein MTWSDWKWQLQNRITTLADLEEKLTLTEEERESFVPALTDFSFAVTPYYLKQIDQTNPNCPIRKQVLPRAGELKKNPNEVEDPLAEERYMPVKGVTHRYPDRAIWYISHVCAVYCRFCTRKRKVSDPEETPNRNEWEKALAYFRKHTELREVILSGGDPLTLSDSSLDYLLGELKSIPHINQVRIHTRHPVTMPMRLTEELALVFAKYFPLYMVTHFNHPNEITEETKMYVMRMIKTGHISIFNQSVLLSGINDDEKVLSELNYKLISIGIKPYYLHQCDEVFGSSDFVVPIERGIEIYRKLRGYHSGITIPSYVKDLTGGGGKVLLSPDYLQRKTKDGYLFQNYLGDEYEVGH; encoded by the coding sequence ATGACTTGGTCGGATTGGAAATGGCAATTACAAAACCGAATCACTACTTTGGCTGATTTGGAAGAAAAACTGACTCTTACCGAAGAAGAGAGGGAGAGTTTTGTACCGGCACTTACAGATTTTAGTTTTGCCGTCACTCCTTATTATTTAAAGCAGATCGATCAAACAAATCCCAATTGTCCTATCCGCAAACAGGTTCTACCCCGTGCGGGAGAATTGAAAAAAAATCCTAATGAAGTGGAAGACCCGCTGGCAGAAGAAAGGTACATGCCTGTCAAAGGGGTAACCCACCGTTATCCTGACCGCGCCATTTGGTACATTTCGCATGTATGTGCCGTTTATTGCCGATTTTGTACAAGAAAAAGAAAAGTGTCTGACCCAGAAGAAACTCCCAATCGGAATGAATGGGAGAAGGCCCTTGCCTACTTTCGCAAACATACGGAACTTCGTGAGGTCATTTTGTCCGGGGGAGATCCACTGACTCTTTCTGATTCCTCCCTTGATTATCTTTTAGGGGAATTAAAATCCATCCCTCATATCAACCAAGTACGCATCCATACCCGCCATCCAGTGACCATGCCCATGCGATTGACTGAGGAACTAGCTTTGGTGTTTGCCAAATATTTTCCTTTGTATATGGTCACTCATTTCAACCATCCGAATGAAATCACCGAAGAAACAAAAATGTATGTTATGCGAATGATAAAAACGGGGCATATTTCCATTTTTAACCAATCGGTTTTACTTTCTGGAATCAACGATGATGAAAAGGTTTTATCAGAACTTAACTATAAACTGATCTCCATCGGGATCAAACCTTATTACCTCCACCAATGTGATGAGGTTTTTGGGAGTTCCGATTTTGTTGTGCCAATCGAAAGAGGGATTGAGATTTACCGGAAACTTCGTGGTTATCATTCGGGAATCACAATCCCTAGTTATGTAAAAGACCTCACTGGCGGTGGTGGAAAAGTCCTTCTTTCACCAGATTATCTACAAAGGAAAACTAAAGATGGGTACCTTTTCCAAAATTACTTAGGAGATGAATATGAAGTCGGCCATTAA